Part of the Perognathus longimembris pacificus isolate PPM17 chromosome 1, ASM2315922v1, whole genome shotgun sequence genome, ACTGGGGTCTGACCCGCCCTGGGTAGGCTTCCTGCTAAAGAGACAAGCAGCTCTCCATTCTCctagaagaagaaagcaaaaggacCGGGCTCACGTAGCATAACATGGTCCAAGACCGTATAAAAGATGGGATCAAGAAAACATAAACAAGCCAGCAGGGAAAGGGGAtcagcccccccccaaccccagcaccACCCAGGGTTAGGGGTAGCCAGACGCTGAGGCAGATGACCTTCAAGCCACAAGGTCACACGCTTGAGTGGATAGAACGTTCTCCTCAAAGATCTCTGAGCTGGAAACCGGAAACCAAGGTGAGCTGCAGAATGGAGCATTTCAGTGGGAATAAACGTTTCCTCACAGCAGGAAATAAGAAGCTACGCCTCCTTGAGAGGGACACGTGCGGTCCGCTTTCCAGCAGAGCCGAGCGCAAATCTGCGAGCTGGACCGGGTCCTGGGGCTGCGGGCGCAGTGTggtagtagagcatttgcttagcatgcCTGATCCAGGGCGCCGAGAGGATAGcaaaataaagagagaaggaTGTGCCAAGAGGAAAATGCGCACAGTTCCACCACGTACATGAAACGAGGCAAAAGAGACATTTTCAGATCACAGTCAGTAGGCAACATCTACCACCCAGAGGCCTGCATGTAGGAAAGAGAGGCTTGGCAGACAGCCAGAACGTGGTCTCAGGCTGAGAAGAAGATGCAGGAAGGAGTACCGAGCCGCACAAAGGTTAGACACGCAGACCGAGTGTGCAGAGCGGCCTCCTAGGGGTCAGAGGACACGTGTCCGCCTTCGACCGGGGAGGCTGTCTACACAGCTCCTTGACTGATCTCTCCCCGGGCTGGGGCTCTGGTGCAGGGTTTGGCCAAGATCAGGGCTGGACACGCAGCAGCACTTCCCCGCCACGGAGGGCAACGGATGGGCAGGAGGTTGGCGTGAGCTGTGCACATGCGACTGTTGCCGGCTTGGCTGTGGCCACTCGTGTGGCTTGCGACGGTGGCCCGGCCTTGTGCTGACACGGGCTGCCCCTCTTGGGGGTCTGAGGAGCACGCCGCGGCACCGCCTTGGGGGTGTAATTTGCACGTGCCTGGTAGGTAATCAGAGAAGACGTTCACAGATGTTGTGGCCCTTTAAAAAATTAGAGCATGGGaaggtatgtatgtgtaaatatattgGGCCTTTAACTAGATATATTGGACAAGGTCTTATGAAGGTGTCTGTGCAAATcactgctcacacacacacacagggcggAATACTATCCAGCTGTAAAGAGGGATGAGGTTAGGAATGGGCCTGGCAGGCAGCACATGAAGTGAAGGGAgccgggccggggagggcggACGCGGCACGCATGCTCTCTCCTATGTGGATTCCACAGCACGTGGACACGGACAcctgtgcacgtgtgcatgtgtgttggtcGATGTGCGTGTAGAGTCACGATGTGTGTGTGATCCGTCCGACTGACGCGTGGCGCATGCGCGTGTGAATCGCCTTCCGGCCACCGACACGGCTTTCCGCAGGATGGAACCTTAGGGAGTTGTAAAGGTTGTTTCTTGTGTAGGATGTAGGCGTTCATGGGAGGAGACAGaccaacgggggggggggagagaaggcacACGTAGGCAAACTGCTTTGTAAACACCCGTGAAATGGGGCAAGGTAACGAGACGAGACTGGCTTCGGAAGAGGGGGGGACTAGGAGAGTGTGGAGCGTTTCATTGGATCACGCGTGGCGCGTGTCAATGAGCGCGTTCACGTGGACCCTCCTTGGACAACTGATTGATGCAATGATGCTAGGAGCAGCGGGCTGTGTGAAGTGCGGTGGGCGGGTACAGAGGACGCCGGGAGACCAAGTGAGGACAGCGTCTCCAGGCAGTGGTACCCGGCAGATTTGGGGGTCAGAGGCTTCTGTGCCAAGTGGCCTTCCAGAATCTTCCTGATGGCCAGGGTCCGCTGCAGGTGGAAGTGTGGGACGCACAGAACACTGGTGTTCAGGAAACACAGAGGGAAACGGGAATGGCTCGTGCGTCAGAGGGCAATTTTATTGGAAACCATCATTGTCCCCTGCTGAGAAGATGGGTAGGTGGGGACAGTGGCATTGGTGCTGTGGGTGTCCCGGGCAGCGGggcggagggctggggagggggagcagagggTGGTAGGTAGCTCGGGCGGCGAGGTCCCTTTCTCAGCCGGAGACACAGACCCAGGGCTTCGGATGCAGAAAGGGATTCCCGCCGGATTCCGCTGTGGGGTGCTGGCGGCTAAACGGGCCGCACCTTCATCTCCGACACCTTGTAGCTGTACTTGTATCCTTTCCCCGTCAGCCAGTTGACGCCATCCGCATAGCTGTCGTGGGCCCCGCGGTGGTAGCGGCCGTTCAGGTTTGCCTGGTGGCAGTTAGCGTACCACCAGGCCCCGTGGTAGAGCTCCGCGCAGCTGGCAGCGCTCCCGTCGCTGTCCCGGTCTTTGGTGGAGAAGGGCACGTTGTTGTGGAACGCCAGGGAATCGCCTGCCCGGAGAAAAGGCGGGTTTTACACACGCGAGAGGCCGCCGGCCCGCCGTCCAGCCCGCCTGCCCTGCCGGGGAGGAGACCCGCCCAGGCAAGAATCCCGCCACGATGGCCTCCTTTCCCCAGCATCCGTCGCTCGCTCGAGGCTCCCCGGGTCTTCCGGCTCTGCGTCTCCTTCCCCGCAGCGGCTCCCCTCCTTGCGGCTCCCCTCCCTGCGGCTCCCCTCCCTGCGGCTCCCCTCCCTGCGGCTCCCCTCCCTGCGGCTCCCCTCCCTGCGGCTCCCCTCCCTGCGGCTCCCCTCCCTGCGGCTCCCCTCCCTGCGGCTCTCGCGCCCGACGCCGACGTCTTGATGCCAGGGATGAGTTTCCTGCCCACGAGCcgtccccccccagccccaccccggcCGGCCCCGCCTGCCCGCTTCCTTCCGCCCCCGGTGCCGGGAGGCGAGCAGCTCCCGCCCCCCTCggagcccccaccccaggccctccTCCCCGACCCGCTCACCCGCAGTGCCCTCCTTGAAGTCCCCCAGGACCAGCTGGTACTTGTCGTTCTCCCCCAGGACCTTGAAGGAGTTGTAGGTGGCGAAGGCCCTCTGGCCCTCAAAGTCCTCGAGGTCCACGCGCAGCTCGCTGGTTCCTGCCCGGGACGTTCGAAGGCTCAGCCTCTGCGGCTCGGGAAgcgtgggggggaggagggggggcgggggggggagggagggtcgcGGCTGTGTTCTGCGGGGGCTTGGAAAGCCCTGTGGGGTTTTCGGGGCTCCCCTGCGGTGCTCCGGGCTGGGTCTGGAAGCCGGTCACGGCGGACGCTGGCCGAGGAGGGCACTGGCTCCGCTGAGGGCTGCCGGGCACCAGACCGGTGGTGCGACACgttggtgtgcgtgtgtgtgcgtgtgcgtgtgtgtgcgtgtgtgtgcgtgtgtgcatgtgcgcgcgtgtgtatgcgtgtgtgtgtgcacgtgtgtgcgtgtgcgcatgtgtgtgcgtgtgcgcgtgtgtgcatgtgtgtatgcgtgtgtatgcgtgtgcgcgtgtgtgtgtgcgtgtgtgtgtccaggcCGCTGTGGGCCCTGGATGCCAGTGGGCGAGACTGGCCAGACTCCTCCCCGCTGCCCGCGTGCTCAGATCCCGACGTCCCGGGGAGCCCCAGGGGTGCGTGTCCTGGAGTGGCCGTGCTGGGCTGATACTCAGACtcgaggcgcccccccccccccgccaggctggTCTGCCTCAGCTTACCCTGGGaggtcagggcctggatgttctCGTTTCCCAGCCAGAACTCGCCCTGCTGACTGCCGAAGCCCTTCTTGTAATCAGCCCAGTCTCGAAAGAAGTCCACGGAGCCGTCCATCCTGCGCTGGAAGacctggggcggcggggggcaggggaggggggggtcggGAGGCAGGGCCTGGCTGAGCCCCCCGCACTGGACCCGGCCCCACACGGGAGCAGAAGTCTGTGGCGTGGGAGCTCCGGGGCCGGGCGCCATGGGCTCAGGGAAGGTAGGCAAGCAGCCCAAAGCCCCCTGCGGGGTGCGGGGCCCCTCCAGGCCTCCCTACGGCCCCCAGCTCCCCAGTCCTCAGggaaggaggggctggaggggcgggCAGGACATCACCCCATCTGTTCTCAAACCCGGCCTCCGGGCGTCCCGGGAGCCTGCCCGCCTCCGCCCCGGGCCCCTGGCGGACGCTCACCGTCCAGCCGCCGCCGTCGGTGTCCATGTCACAGAGCACCGTCAGCGGCCGGCAGTCGGGCAGGAAGATGGTGTGCCAGCCCGTCAGGAAGTGGCCGCGGGCGAGCAGCTCCTTGCAGTTCCGCGGTCCTGCAGCCGGAGCGGGGAGTGAGGAGGGCtgggagtgcgggggggggggtgggggggcgtctGGGAAGGGGGGCAGGAGCACCTGCACGGGTGGGGGAGGACTCCGGAGGGGGGTAGGGGTGCTCACCTGTGGCACACGTCTGAAATGGCGCGGGGTCACCTGTGTGGGGACAGAGAGGACACGGGCCGTGTGTTTGAGGTCCCCTCCCCTGTCCGTGTCAGCCCCAGATGCCGCTTCGTACGGAAGAGACCATGGCGTGGGGATCGGGCCAGCTcacccctccccgccctgggTCATTCCATGGGCCCGGCCGCCGCCTGGCCCCTGTGCTGCGGTGAGCGCTGTCACTCCACGCGCACTGCCGGGCCCCCGCGGGCCAGGCCAAGCCCAGACGCTGCCCTGCTGCCCGGCACAGTCAGCACTGGGGTGTCTAGGTCTGTCTGCGGACACTTGGCCTGAGGCCCCCCAAGGGAGGGCGCGGGGTGTGGCCgaggcccccggggccccccgaGGCAGAGGGCTCACCTTTCTCTCCACGAGGCCCCTTCTCTCCTGGGTCTCCTGGAGGGAGCAGAGAGCAAGATGTCGATTCCAGAGCCTCTGAGGGGCCCCGGGACCGCCGTGGCTGCCCTCCAGCCCGGCACAGTCAGCCGGCTCCGCCTGGCCTTCTCCAGGATGCtgaggctggtgtgtgtgtgtgtgcgtgtgtgtgcgtgcgtgtgtgtgcacgtgtgtgtgcgtgtgtgcatgcatgcctgtgtgtgcctgtgtgcacgtgtgcgtgcatgcgggcttgtgcgcgtgtgtgtgcgtgcatgtgtgaacgtgtgcgcgcgtgtgtgtgcgtgcgtgtgtgagcgtgtgtgcgcgcgtgtgtgtgtgcacgctccgCCTGGTGACACTTGGGATGTGACCCTGTGCCCTGACCCCGCAGTTGTTATCTGAAGACGGGACAATCGACTCTATCTTAAGAGCTTTATAACCTTTGCTTTTGCTAATTCTGCATTTTTATCTTAGAAGCAAATAAGCTTCAGTGCGTCAAGATTTCAAACAACCAAGTGTCCTCCTGGACACAGGACTGTGGTCTTGGCTGAaccctgaggggagggggggcaggtgcTGGGGTACATCTCAGGCACTGGGGTGTCTAGGTCTGTCTGCTGCACGGTGGACACTTGGCCTGAAGCCCCCCAAGGGAGGGCGCGGGGTGTGGCCGAGGCTCCCGGAGCCCCCCGAGGCAGAGGGCTCACCTTTCTCTCCACGAGGCCCCTTCTCTCCTGGGTTTCCTGGAGGGAGCAGAGAGCAAGATGCTGATTCCAGAGCCTCTGCTGGGCCCCGGGACCGCCGTGGCCCGGGCCCAGCTCTCAAGAGCCGGcccggcctggggaggggggggagcagCCAGCGGGGGCCTCCCACCCACTGAGTGCAGGGTAAGACCCCGGCCCTCCCAGGCTCGGTCTCCCCACCCCCTGGTCTCTA contains:
- the LOC125351119 gene encoding ficolin-1-like; the protein is MALRLPLLLFCALHIKDLAIQAADTCPDVQVVGLGNSDKLSILRGCPGLPGSEGPKGETGANGEKGEPGLPGLPGKPGPLGPKGDPGEKGPRGEKGDPAPFQTCATGPRNCKELLARGHFLTGWHTIFLPDCRPLTVLCDMDTDGGGWTVFQRRMDGSVDFFRDWADYKKGFGSQQGEFWLGNENIQALTSQGTSELRVDLEDFEGQRAFATYNSFKVLGENDKYQLVLGDFKEGTAGDSLAFHNNVPFSTKDRDSDGSAASCAELYHGAWWYANCHQANLNGRYHRGAHDSYADGVNWLTGKGYKYSYKVSEMKVRPV